The following are from one region of the Bradyrhizobium septentrionale genome:
- a CDS encoding carbamoyltransferase C-terminal domain-containing protein, which yields MRKPDIRTGPRHPRVAVAGYEITRRLGESVLAKRGLHKANGEFAQRTIASIRERLQRGETIYIAGLACPGTHNTGVALVEVTQKDGPRLIVNNEEERFSGNKHTNEFPQHALDDMRKVLQRMGRDIGDIAAFVTTWDYPALLATLIRTSLEEAPASLKLLRAPIAPAISLRQLDQVRRLSRRLGRMYGLGEQLPLICMPHHDNHAWYSFTASPFADQRECVAIAVLDGTGDVGSISLYAAENGEMKQLYCNESLFDSLGAFYTVISSSQGGWTWLSSEGRYMGAAAWGDMNRATNPYYQRLKAVLQLGPGGTVRLNRAMANWYADPADNPYHQPLIDILGPPLRPDQLWNPDAVLRVEDINHRPDTKDRLDKAAATQLVFEDAMIHVIDHLLRVTGTDRLVLTGGVALNALGNMRLLEHFDEAWFERAQGRKTRLHMWVPPVPGDPGVPIGAAWLFAHMAGAPRGAPLSHAFYCGLPPSNADITTALKNDDVASMEIGNVSTPQGRDAIADLMASMVAQGGVIAIYQGAAETGPRALGHRSILANPCDPHVRERLNERVKYREAIRPLAPMATLQAARDYFELEDGASDGDYNAYNYMVLTAHSKPEGRAKIPAVVHADGTGRIQIVRETDDPLTYAYLKALGRHVGVEMSVNTSFNVAGPIAQTPAQAIDTLRRSKGLDAVVLVADDGTTYAAWHGGERDSGRFTGWNAAWKQARG from the coding sequence TTGCGTAAACCGGACATTCGTACCGGTCCGCGGCATCCGCGTGTTGCGGTCGCGGGCTATGAGATCACGCGCCGCCTCGGCGAATCTGTGCTGGCGAAGCGTGGCCTGCACAAGGCCAACGGCGAGTTCGCGCAGCGCACGATCGCCTCGATCCGCGAACGGCTGCAGCGCGGCGAGACCATCTACATCGCAGGCCTCGCCTGCCCCGGCACGCACAACACCGGCGTTGCGCTGGTCGAAGTCACCCAGAAGGACGGACCGCGGCTGATCGTCAACAACGAGGAAGAGCGCTTCTCCGGCAACAAGCACACCAACGAGTTTCCGCAGCATGCGCTCGACGACATGCGCAAGGTGCTGCAGCGGATGGGCCGTGATATCGGCGACATCGCCGCCTTCGTCACGACATGGGACTATCCCGCGCTGCTGGCGACGCTGATCCGCACCTCGCTGGAGGAAGCGCCGGCGAGCCTTAAATTGCTGCGCGCCCCGATCGCGCCCGCGATCAGTCTGCGGCAGCTCGATCAGGTGCGGCGGCTGTCACGCCGGCTCGGCAGGATGTACGGGCTCGGCGAGCAATTGCCGCTGATCTGCATGCCGCATCACGACAATCACGCCTGGTACTCGTTCACGGCCTCGCCGTTCGCAGATCAGCGCGAATGCGTTGCGATCGCGGTGCTTGACGGCACCGGCGATGTTGGCTCGATCTCGCTCTATGCCGCCGAGAACGGCGAGATGAAGCAGCTCTATTGCAACGAGAGCCTGTTCGACTCGCTCGGCGCCTTCTACACGGTGATCTCGTCAAGCCAGGGCGGCTGGACCTGGCTGTCCAGCGAGGGCCGCTACATGGGCGCCGCTGCCTGGGGCGACATGAACCGCGCCACCAATCCGTATTACCAGCGCCTCAAGGCGGTGCTGCAGCTTGGGCCGGGCGGCACCGTGCGGCTCAATCGCGCGATGGCCAACTGGTATGCCGATCCCGCCGACAATCCCTATCATCAGCCGCTGATCGATATCCTGGGCCCGCCGCTGCGCCCCGACCAGCTCTGGAATCCCGACGCCGTGCTGCGCGTCGAGGACATCAATCATCGTCCCGACACCAAGGACCGGCTCGACAAGGCCGCCGCGACGCAATTGGTGTTCGAGGACGCGATGATCCACGTCATCGATCATCTCTTGCGCGTCACCGGCACCGACCGCCTGGTGCTGACCGGCGGCGTGGCGCTGAACGCGCTCGGCAACATGCGTCTGCTCGAGCATTTCGATGAAGCCTGGTTCGAGCGCGCGCAAGGGCGCAAGACGCGGCTGCACATGTGGGTGCCGCCGGTGCCCGGCGATCCCGGCGTGCCGATCGGCGCCGCCTGGCTGTTCGCCCATATGGCGGGCGCTCCGCGCGGCGCGCCGCTGTCGCACGCATTCTATTGCGGGCTGCCGCCCTCGAACGCCGATATCACGACTGCGCTCAAGAACGACGACGTCGCCTCGATGGAGATCGGCAACGTCTCGACGCCGCAAGGCCGTGACGCGATTGCCGACCTGATGGCCAGCATGGTGGCGCAAGGCGGCGTGATCGCGATCTATCAGGGCGCGGCCGAAACCGGCCCGCGCGCGCTCGGCCATCGCTCGATCCTCGCCAACCCCTGCGACCCGCATGTGCGCGAGCGGCTCAACGAGCGCGTCAAATATCGCGAGGCGATCCGGCCCTTGGCGCCGATGGCGACGCTGCAAGCCGCGCGCGATTATTTCGAGCTGGAGGACGGCGCGTCCGACGGCGACTACAACGCCTATAACTACATGGTGCTGACGGCGCATTCGAAGCCGGAGGGGCGTGCGAAGATTCCGGCGGTGGTGCATGCCGACGGCACCGGCCGCATCCAGATCGTGCGCGAGACCGACGATCCCCTCACCTATGCCTATCTGAAGGCGCTCGGCCGCCACGTTGGCGTCGAGATGTCGGTCAACACCTCGTTCAACGTCGCAGGCCCGATCGCACAGACGCCGGCGCAGGCGATCGACACGCTGCGCCGCTCCAAGGGGCTCGATGCCGTGGTGCTGGTCGCCGACGACGGCACCACCTACGCGGCCTGGCACGGCGGCGAACGCGACAGTGGCCGCTTCACGGGCTGGAATGCGGCGTGGAAGCAGGCGCGCGGCTGA
- a CDS encoding ABC transporter substrate-binding protein encodes MPARLGYIGAIAAFASAALIATSATAQKTYDPGASDGEIKIGNIMPYSGPASSYGVIGKTEAAFFRMINDQGGINGRKINFISYDDAYSPPKAIEQARKLVESDEVLLIFQPLGTPSNSAIMKYMNAKKVPQLFVASGGTKFGDPRNFPWTMGFQPNYQSEGRIYAKYILDKFPNSKIAVFWQNDDAGKDQFKGLKDGLGDKVGMIIADKSYEVSDPSIDSQIVALHDSGADIFFSWAAPKGSAQAIRKVGELGWKPKFFLANTATSVASVLKPAGLEFSKGIISTSYLKDPTDPTWDKDPPVQNWRAFMDKYYPDGDKGNANNLYGYVQAEAMAQVLKQCGDNLTRENVMKQAANLKNFHSDLMLPGVMVNTSPDDYFPIEQMQLMRFNGEAWELFGDVITGEVGHEATR; translated from the coding sequence ATGCCGGCTCGTCTCGGATATATTGGCGCAATCGCGGCGTTCGCAAGTGCCGCACTGATCGCGACCTCGGCCACCGCGCAGAAGACATACGATCCCGGTGCGAGCGATGGCGAAATCAAGATCGGCAACATCATGCCATATAGCGGCCCGGCGTCGTCCTATGGCGTGATCGGCAAGACCGAGGCCGCGTTCTTCCGGATGATCAACGACCAGGGCGGCATCAACGGCCGCAAGATCAACTTCATCAGCTACGACGATGCCTATTCGCCGCCGAAGGCGATCGAGCAGGCGCGCAAGCTGGTCGAGAGCGACGAGGTGCTCCTGATCTTCCAGCCGCTCGGCACGCCGTCCAATTCGGCGATCATGAAGTACATGAATGCCAAGAAGGTGCCGCAATTGTTCGTCGCCTCCGGCGGCACCAAGTTCGGCGACCCCAGGAACTTCCCCTGGACGATGGGCTTTCAGCCCAACTACCAGAGCGAGGGACGCATCTACGCGAAATACATCCTCGACAAATTCCCGAACAGCAAGATCGCAGTGTTCTGGCAGAACGACGATGCCGGCAAGGATCAGTTCAAGGGCCTGAAGGACGGACTCGGCGACAAGGTCGGCATGATCATCGCCGACAAGTCCTACGAGGTCTCCGATCCCTCGATCGATTCGCAGATCGTCGCGCTGCACGATTCCGGCGCCGACATCTTCTTCTCCTGGGCGGCGCCGAAGGGATCGGCGCAGGCGATCCGCAAGGTCGGCGAGCTCGGCTGGAAGCCAAAGTTCTTCCTCGCCAACACCGCGACCTCGGTCGCCTCGGTGCTGAAGCCCGCCGGTCTCGAATTCTCCAAGGGCATCATCTCGACGTCCTATCTGAAGGACCCGACCGATCCGACCTGGGACAAGGATCCCCCCGTGCAGAACTGGCGCGCCTTCATGGACAAGTATTATCCCGATGGCGACAAGGGCAATGCCAACAACCTCTATGGCTATGTGCAGGCCGAGGCCATGGCGCAGGTGCTGAAGCAATGCGGTGACAATCTCACGCGCGAGAACGTCATGAAGCAGGCCGCCAATCTGAAGAACTTCCACTCCGACCTGATGCTGCCTGGCGTCATGGTCAACACCTCGCCCGACGACTACTTCCCGATCGAGCAGATGCAGCTGATGCGCTTCAATGGCGAGGCGTGGGAGCTGTTCGGCGACGTGATCACGGGCGAGGTCGGGCACGAGGCGACGCGGTAG
- a CDS encoding O-antigen ligase family protein translates to MTTDSDAIGLAIEPPIRWRDRVRAWSGSVAYLRATDTMIALAAASLPWSTTALAVFMLLWLVAVLPTVDWEQFVLDLARPSHALPIALVALALVGLAWSEADWTERLHGIKPLSKLLLLPFLLGYFQRSQRGLWVFIAFLASCTLMMILSWVVLALPQLKLAHTASAGVPVKNYVDQSQEFALCAFALALPALTALQARQWRIAAGCIALILLFLANMFYVVSARTALVYMPVLLILFASLHLSRRATRLLFAAVAAASLVVWTTSPYLRQRIADVGIEYRAHDTSGIASTAQRLTYWRKSLKFIAGAPWLGHGTGAIKHMFTQDAAGQTGLQAEVINNPHNQTFNVAIQWGLAGILLLYAMWTSHIRLFTGRDLVNRDLVSWIGLAVVVQNITSSLLNSHLSDFHEGWMYVIGVGVAGGMALRARRPKKILAGSATARGR, encoded by the coding sequence ATGACCACCGATTCCGACGCCATTGGCCTTGCCATCGAACCGCCCATCCGGTGGCGCGACCGTGTCCGCGCCTGGTCCGGCTCGGTCGCCTATCTCCGCGCCACCGATACAATGATCGCGCTGGCCGCGGCGTCGCTGCCCTGGTCGACCACCGCGCTCGCCGTCTTCATGCTGCTGTGGCTTGTCGCGGTGCTCCCGACCGTCGACTGGGAACAATTCGTTCTCGATCTTGCGCGGCCGTCCCATGCGTTGCCGATCGCATTGGTCGCGCTCGCGCTGGTCGGCCTGGCCTGGTCGGAGGCGGACTGGACCGAACGGCTGCACGGCATCAAGCCGCTCAGCAAGCTGCTGCTGCTGCCGTTCCTGCTCGGCTACTTCCAGCGCTCGCAGCGCGGGCTCTGGGTTTTCATTGCCTTTCTGGCCTCGTGCACGCTGATGATGATCCTGTCCTGGGTCGTGCTGGCGCTGCCGCAGCTCAAGCTCGCGCACACCGCGTCCGCCGGCGTGCCGGTCAAGAACTATGTCGACCAGAGCCAGGAATTCGCGCTGTGCGCCTTCGCGCTAGCGCTGCCGGCTTTGACCGCGCTGCAGGCCCGGCAATGGCGCATCGCGGCAGGCTGCATCGCGCTGATCCTGCTGTTCCTCGCCAACATGTTCTATGTCGTCTCGGCGCGGACCGCGCTGGTCTACATGCCGGTGCTCCTGATCCTGTTCGCCTCGCTGCACCTGTCCCGGCGCGCCACGCGGCTATTGTTCGCCGCTGTCGCCGCAGCGAGCCTCGTGGTCTGGACCACCTCCCCCTATCTGCGTCAGCGCATCGCCGACGTCGGCATCGAGTATCGCGCGCACGACACCTCTGGCATCGCCTCCACCGCGCAGCGGCTGACCTATTGGCGGAAATCGTTGAAATTCATCGCCGGGGCGCCCTGGCTCGGGCACGGCACCGGCGCGATCAAGCACATGTTCACGCAGGATGCCGCCGGACAGACCGGCCTGCAGGCCGAGGTGATCAACAATCCGCACAACCAGACCTTCAATGTCGCGATCCAGTGGGGCCTTGCCGGCATCTTGTTGCTCTATGCGATGTGGACCAGCCACATCCGCCTGTTCACCGGCCGCGATCTCGTGAACCGCGATCTCGTGAGCTGGATCGGGCTTGCCGTCGTCGTGCAGAACATCACGAGCTCGCTGCTCAACTCGCATCTGTCCGATTTTCACGAAGGCTGGATGTATGTAATCGGCGTCGGCGTCGCCGGCGGCATGGCGCTGCGCGCCCGCCGACCGAAGAAGATTTTGGCGGGCAGCGCCACGGCACGCGGGCGATGA
- a CDS encoding glycosyltransferase family 4 protein: protein MTKILVVSEALGEPNHKRGIFHFTRELIRSLAGDGHQLTLVVETTRRYRKLRRRQQRTRLLPEDSRLIELLALYRFLDETDMNSPMMRGGLRRTVDWFKHKLKAATSLEFIIAFLRSVRLLPTSVKLIENRTEGLEYIPTDLRHLELFRDFLLEPGFYSYQDTSALTRLPPPRVDARDYDVILIDTPTRVAIKRHPNAKVICVVHDLLPITDLKLDDIATRLFLSRLLTSVHQADELAFVSNYSMNRFRALLPQYAHIPARVVYPRTRFDVAEAPLAPVTTAVPARPSFVVIVSNEPRKNLAAVIRAFRKLPEADLVVIGYAGGANQARNLPKNVRFSGYVDEHEKAALIADAHGLIMPSLAEGFGVPIIEAFAANTPVLCSDIAVFREVAGELADYFDPFSTESICASVRRVLAQQEQWRERIRERRTELAERFGHHTQARDLLSHRVAPDVAAAAAALSAAMATFHSATAHGV, encoded by the coding sequence ATGACAAAGATCCTGGTCGTCAGCGAGGCGCTTGGCGAACCCAACCACAAGCGCGGCATCTTCCACTTCACGCGCGAATTGATCCGCTCGCTGGCCGGCGACGGTCATCAATTGACGCTCGTCGTTGAGACCACGCGCCGCTACCGGAAGCTGCGCCGCAGGCAGCAGCGGACGCGCCTGCTGCCCGAGGACTCGCGACTGATCGAGCTGCTCGCGCTCTATCGTTTCCTCGATGAAACCGACATGAACTCGCCGATGATGCGCGGCGGCCTGCGCCGCACCGTCGACTGGTTCAAGCACAAGCTCAAGGCGGCGACCTCGCTTGAATTCATCATCGCCTTCCTGCGCTCGGTTCGTCTGCTGCCGACCAGCGTCAAGCTGATCGAGAACCGGACCGAGGGCCTCGAATACATTCCGACCGATTTGCGCCATCTCGAATTGTTCCGCGATTTCCTGCTCGAGCCCGGCTTCTACAGCTATCAGGACACCTCGGCCCTGACCCGGCTGCCCCCGCCGCGGGTTGATGCGCGCGACTATGACGTCATTCTCATCGACACCCCGACCCGGGTTGCGATCAAGCGCCATCCGAACGCCAAGGTGATCTGCGTGGTCCACGACCTGTTGCCGATCACCGATCTCAAGCTGGATGACATCGCGACCCGCCTGTTCCTGTCGCGCCTCCTGACCAGCGTGCATCAGGCCGACGAGCTCGCCTTCGTCTCGAACTACAGCATGAACCGCTTCCGCGCCCTGCTCCCGCAATATGCGCACATTCCGGCGCGGGTAGTCTATCCGCGGACCCGCTTCGACGTGGCGGAAGCGCCGCTTGCGCCGGTGACCACCGCCGTTCCGGCACGGCCGAGCTTCGTCGTCATCGTCTCGAATGAGCCGCGCAAGAACCTCGCGGCCGTCATCCGCGCCTTCCGCAAACTGCCGGAGGCCGATCTCGTCGTGATCGGCTATGCCGGCGGCGCCAATCAGGCGCGCAACCTGCCCAAGAACGTCCGCTTCTCCGGCTATGTCGATGAGCACGAGAAGGCGGCCCTGATCGCGGACGCGCATGGCCTGATCATGCCGAGCCTCGCTGAGGGCTTCGGCGTCCCGATCATCGAGGCATTTGCGGCCAATACCCCCGTGCTGTGCTCCGATATTGCCGTGTTCCGCGAGGTCGCGGGCGAGCTTGCAGACTATTTCGATCCGTTCTCGACCGAATCGATCTGCGCCTCGGTGCGGCGCGTTCTGGCGCAGCAGGAGCAATGGCGCGAGCGGATCCGCGAGCGCCGGACCGAGCTCGCCGAGCGCTTCGGCCATCATACCCAGGCGCGCGACCTGCTGTCCCATCGGGTTGCCCCTGACGTCGCGGCGGCCGCCGCGGCGCTGTCCGCCGCGATGGCTACATTCCACAGCGCGACCGCACACGGCGTGTGA
- a CDS encoding ABC transporter ATP-binding protein, whose product MASIQLRDVCLDYPLYGAYDFSLKRRVLGRLFRQSSEMRTIRAIDNISIDAKAGARIGLAGPNGSGKSTLLRLIAGVFPATSGRVEISGNIVPLLGLGAGVNLDFVAADNINLLLRISGRKPTPAILDDIWAFTELEERMRRLPLRMFSSGMLMRVLFATATAFPADILLLDEWLSVVDENFSAKAEQRLRKMVETAAIVIIASHDHALLRRTCTSIINLDHGRIASTVALDAPVPHHLELREISA is encoded by the coding sequence GCCGCGTGCTCGGGCGACTGTTCCGCCAGAGCAGCGAGATGCGCACCATCCGCGCGATCGACAACATCTCGATCGACGCGAAAGCCGGCGCACGCATCGGCCTTGCCGGGCCGAATGGCTCCGGCAAGTCGACGCTGTTGCGGCTGATCGCCGGGGTCTTTCCGGCGACCAGCGGCCGGGTCGAGATTTCCGGCAACATCGTGCCGCTGCTTGGCTTAGGGGCCGGCGTCAATCTCGATTTCGTCGCCGCCGATAATATCAACCTGCTGCTGCGGATCTCGGGACGCAAGCCGACACCGGCGATCCTCGACGACATCTGGGCCTTCACCGAACTGGAGGAGCGCATGCGGCGGCTGCCGCTGCGCATGTTCTCCTCGGGCATGCTGATGCGCGTGCTGTTCGCGACCGCAACCGCCTTTCCCGCCGACATCCTGCTGCTCGACGAATGGCTCAGCGTGGTCGACGAGAATTTCTCGGCCAAGGCGGAGCAGCGGCTGCGCAAGATGGTCGAGACCGCGGCGATCGTGATCATCGCCTCGCACGACCACGCGCTGCTGCGCCGGACCTGCACCAGCATCATCAATCTCGATCACGGCCGCATCGCCAGCACCGTTGCGCTGGATGCTCCCGTCCCGCATCACCTCGAGCTCAGAGAAATCAGCGCATGA